A window from Aliidongia dinghuensis encodes these proteins:
- the nuoI gene encoding NADH-quinone oxidoreductase subunit NuoI, translating to MAFIERGTRAFLLWELLAGMKLTLSYMFKKPVTVNYPYEKGPLSPRFRGEHALRRYANGEERCIACKLCEAVCPALAITIEAEPRDDGSRRTTRYDIDMTKCIYCGLCQEACPVDAIVEGPNFEFATETREELFYNKEKLLSNGDRWEYQIAQNLVADAPYR from the coding sequence ATGGCGTTCATCGAGCGCGGGACACGGGCGTTCCTCCTGTGGGAGCTGCTGGCCGGCATGAAGCTGACCTTGAGCTACATGTTCAAGAAGCCCGTGACCGTGAATTATCCCTATGAGAAGGGGCCGCTGAGCCCGCGCTTCCGCGGCGAGCATGCGCTCCGGCGCTATGCCAACGGCGAGGAGCGGTGCATCGCCTGCAAGCTGTGCGAGGCGGTGTGCCCGGCGCTTGCCATCACGATCGAGGCCGAGCCGCGCGACGACGGCAGCCGGCGCACGACGCGCTACGACATCGATATGACGAAATGCATCTACTGTGGCCTCTGCCAGGAGGCCTGCCCGGTCGATGCGATCGTCGAGGGCCCGAACTTCGAATTCGCGACCGAGACCCGCGAGGAGCTCTTCTACAACAAGGAGAAGCTGCTCTCGAATGGCGACCGGTGGGAATACCAGATCGCCCAGAACCTCG
- a CDS encoding NADH-quinone oxidoreductase subunit A: protein MSSLSLLREYLPILIFLGVAIFMGIAAVGLSFVIGKQNPDSEKLSPYECGFEPFDDARSKFDVRFYLVAILFIIFDLEVAFLFPWAVTLGDIGMFGFWSMVLFLAVLTIGFIYEWKKGALEWE, encoded by the coding sequence ATGTCATCGCTCAGCCTGCTGCGAGAATATCTGCCGATCCTGATTTTCCTCGGCGTCGCGATCTTCATGGGCATTGCCGCCGTCGGCCTGTCCTTCGTGATCGGCAAGCAGAATCCGGACAGCGAGAAGCTCTCGCCCTATGAATGCGGCTTCGAGCCTTTCGACGATGCGCGCTCCAAGTTCGACGTGCGCTTCTATCTCGTCGCGATCCTGTTCATCATCTTCGACCTCGAGGTCGCCTTCCTGTTCCCCTGGGCGGTGACGCTCGGGGATATCGGCATGTTCGGCTTCTGGTCGATGGTGCTGTTCCTGGCGGTGCTGACCATCGGCTTTATCTATGAGTGGAAGAAGGGAGCTCTCGAATGGGAATGA
- the nuoE gene encoding NADH-quinone oxidoreductase subunit NuoE, which yields MSGEHDHVVVEQPASFEFTAENLERAKKVIAKYPEGRQASAVLPLLYIAQKQHDNWVPRAAMDYIAKLLDMAPIRVYEVATFYTMFNLKPVGKYFLQVCRTTSCWLRGSDEVTETCKRKLGIDIGGTTPDGKFTLVEVECLGACVNAPVLQLHDDLYEDLNAELTEKLLDSLAQGIVPPKGSMIDRQTSAPVGGPDTLTTLRFDGDGNAA from the coding sequence ATGAGCGGAGAGCACGACCACGTGGTCGTCGAGCAGCCGGCGAGCTTCGAGTTCACGGCTGAGAACCTGGAGCGGGCGAAGAAGGTCATCGCCAAATATCCCGAAGGCCGGCAGGCGAGCGCCGTGCTGCCGCTGCTCTATATCGCGCAGAAGCAGCACGACAATTGGGTGCCACGCGCGGCCATGGACTATATCGCGAAGCTGCTCGACATGGCCCCGATCCGGGTCTACGAGGTCGCGACTTTCTACACGATGTTCAACCTGAAGCCGGTCGGGAAATATTTCCTGCAGGTCTGCCGGACGACGTCCTGCTGGCTCCGCGGCTCCGACGAGGTGACCGAGACCTGCAAGCGCAAGCTCGGCATCGACATCGGCGGCACGACGCCCGACGGCAAGTTCACGCTCGTCGAGGTCGAGTGCCTGGGTGCCTGCGTCAATGCGCCGGTGCTGCAGCTGCACGACGACCTCTATGAGGACCTCAATGCCGAGCTGACCGAGAAGCTGCTCGACAGCTTGGCCCAGGGCATCGTTCCGCCGAAGGGCTCCATGATCGACCGCCAGACCTCGGCGCCGGTCGGTGGCCCCGACACCCTCACGACCCTTCGGTTCGACGGAGACGGCAATGCTGCGTGA
- a CDS encoding HU family DNA-binding protein, with the protein MVLLCVVGGGSVNKNELVDAVATATELKKSEAAKAVDAVFDSIEAALKKGDEVRLVGFGTFSVAAREASEGRNPRTGEKIKIAASKQAKFKAGKTLKDALN; encoded by the coding sequence CTGGTTCTACTTTGTGTCGTTGGAGGGGGTAGCGTGAACAAGAACGAACTCGTCGACGCGGTTGCTACCGCTACCGAGCTTAAGAAGTCCGAGGCGGCGAAGGCCGTGGATGCGGTCTTCGACAGCATCGAAGCTGCGCTGAAGAAGGGGGACGAGGTTCGCCTGGTCGGCTTCGGCACGTTCAGTGTTGCGGCGCGTGAGGCTTCCGAGGGGCGCAACCCGCGCACCGGCGAGAAGATCAAGATCGCCGCGTCCAAGCAGGCCAAGTTCAAGGCCGGCAAGACGCTCAAGGATGCGCTGAACTAA
- the nuoH gene encoding NADH-quinone oxidoreductase subunit NuoH, with the protein MANFLTDYAVPFAWILGGIIAVVICLMIGMAYLTLFERKVLAAAQLRLGPNVVGPFGLLQPMADGLKLLSKETVIPSGANRVVFVLAPMMTFILALVAWAVIPFNAHLVLANINVGVLFLFAISSLGVYGIIMAGWASNSKYAFLGSLRAAAQMVSYEVSMGFVLVTVLLCAGSLNLSQIVEAQSHGWFGVSWLPGWYVLPLLPMAVVFFVSGLAETNRSPFDLVEGESELVGGYFVEYSSMTFALFYLGEYMNMILVSAMTSILFLGGWLPPINVAFLSYDWMGPIWFFLKTVFVLFCFLWVRATFPRFRYDQLMRLGWKIFLPLSLIYLIVVAGVLVGMGWLPKVG; encoded by the coding sequence ATGGCTAATTTCTTGACGGATTACGCCGTCCCGTTCGCGTGGATCCTGGGTGGCATCATCGCCGTCGTGATCTGCCTCATGATCGGCATGGCCTACTTGACCCTGTTCGAGCGCAAGGTGCTGGCGGCCGCCCAGCTGCGCCTCGGCCCGAACGTGGTCGGCCCCTTCGGCCTGCTGCAGCCGATGGCCGACGGCCTGAAGCTGTTGAGCAAGGAGACGGTCATCCCGAGCGGAGCCAACCGCGTCGTGTTCGTGCTGGCGCCGATGATGACCTTCATCCTGGCGCTCGTCGCCTGGGCGGTGATCCCGTTCAACGCGCACCTGGTGCTGGCCAACATCAACGTCGGCGTGCTGTTCCTGTTCGCGATCTCGTCGCTTGGCGTCTACGGCATCATCATGGCCGGCTGGGCGTCCAACTCGAAATACGCGTTCCTGGGCTCGCTCCGCGCCGCGGCGCAGATGGTGTCCTACGAAGTCTCCATGGGCTTCGTGCTCGTGACCGTGCTGCTGTGCGCCGGCTCCTTGAACCTGTCGCAGATCGTCGAGGCCCAGTCGCACGGCTGGTTCGGCGTCTCGTGGCTGCCGGGCTGGTACGTGCTGCCGCTCCTGCCGATGGCCGTCGTGTTCTTCGTGTCGGGCCTGGCCGAGACCAACCGCTCGCCGTTCGACCTGGTCGAGGGCGAGTCCGAGCTGGTCGGCGGCTATTTCGTCGAATATTCGTCGATGACCTTCGCGCTGTTCTATCTCGGCGAATACATGAACATGATCCTGGTCAGCGCCATGACCAGCATCCTGTTCCTGGGCGGCTGGCTGCCGCCGATCAATGTCGCGTTCCTCAGCTACGACTGGATGGGGCCGATCTGGTTCTTCCTCAAGACCGTGTTCGTGCTGTTCTGTTTCCTGTGGGTCCGTGCGACGTTCCCGCGCTTCCGGTACGACCAGCTGATGCGCCTCGGGTGGAAGATCTTCCTGCCACTGTCGCTCATTTATCTGATCGTGGTCGCGGGCGTGCTCGTCGGCATGGGCTGGCTGCCCAAGGTCGGCTGA
- a CDS encoding NuoB/complex I 20 kDa subunit family protein, translating into MGSSQPVAPASPSGLVPIPPGATQDQLLRSVTDEITNKGFVVASLDALVNWARTGSLWPMTFGLACCAVEMMHSYASRYDLDRFGVVPRPSPRQSDVMIVAGTLTNKMAPALRKVYDQMAEPRWVISMGSCANGGGYYHYSYSVVRGCDRIVPVDIYVPGCPPTAEALVYGILQLQKKIKRTSVFAR; encoded by the coding sequence ATCGGATCGTCCCAACCGGTCGCACCCGCGTCCCCGTCAGGCCTGGTGCCGATCCCGCCCGGCGCCACTCAGGACCAGCTCCTGCGCTCGGTGACCGACGAGATCACGAACAAGGGCTTCGTCGTGGCCTCGCTCGACGCGCTGGTCAACTGGGCGCGGACCGGCTCGCTCTGGCCGATGACCTTCGGGCTTGCTTGCTGCGCCGTCGAGATGATGCACAGCTACGCGAGCCGTTACGATCTCGACCGGTTCGGCGTCGTGCCGCGGCCGAGCCCGCGCCAGTCCGACGTGATGATCGTTGCCGGCACGCTCACCAACAAGATGGCGCCGGCGCTCCGCAAGGTCTACGACCAGATGGCCGAGCCCCGCTGGGTCATTTCGATGGGTTCTTGCGCGAACGGCGGCGGTTATTATCACTACTCCTATTCGGTTGTGCGCGGCTGCGATCGGATCGTGCCGGTCGACATCTACGTGCCGGGCTGCCCGCCGACTGCCGAGGCGCTGGTCTACGGCATCCTGCAGCTCCAGAAGAAGATCAAGCGTACGAGCGTCTTCGCACGCTGA
- a CDS encoding NADH-quinone oxidoreductase subunit D, whose amino-acid sequence MDIKNYNLNFGPQHPAAHGVLRLVLELDGETVERCDPHIGLLHRGTEKLIEYKTYMQALPYFDRLDYVAPMSQEHAFALATEKLMGIDVPERAQYIRVLFAEISRIANHLLNVTTFAIDVGAVTPLLWGFEDRERLMEFYERVCGARLHANYFRPGGVHQDLPPGLTDEILGFCDAFPKRVDDLENLLTENRIFKQRTVDIGIISPEDAYDWGLSGPMLRGSGIPWDLRKSQPYDAYAEMDFDIPVGKNGDCWSRYLVRMEEMRQSVKIMRQAIEKMPSGPHMVNDRKVAPPPRAEMKKSMEALIHHFKLYTEGYHVPAGETYTAVEAPKGEFGVYVVSDGSNKPYRCKIRAPGFAFLQAADFMGKGHMLADVVAIIGSMDIVFGEIDR is encoded by the coding sequence ATGGACATCAAGAACTACAACCTGAACTTCGGCCCGCAGCATCCGGCGGCGCACGGTGTGCTGCGCCTGGTGCTGGAACTGGACGGCGAGACGGTCGAGCGCTGCGACCCGCATATCGGCCTGCTGCATCGCGGCACCGAAAAGCTGATCGAATACAAGACCTACATGCAGGCCTTGCCCTATTTCGACCGGCTTGACTACGTGGCGCCGATGTCGCAGGAGCACGCCTTCGCGCTCGCGACCGAGAAGCTGATGGGCATCGACGTGCCCGAGCGGGCGCAGTACATCCGCGTGCTGTTCGCCGAGATCTCGCGCATCGCCAACCACCTCTTGAACGTCACGACCTTCGCGATCGACGTTGGTGCCGTGACGCCGCTGCTTTGGGGCTTCGAGGACCGCGAGCGGCTGATGGAGTTCTACGAGCGCGTCTGCGGCGCCCGGCTCCATGCCAATTATTTCCGCCCCGGCGGCGTGCATCAGGACCTGCCGCCCGGCCTCACCGACGAGATCCTGGGGTTCTGCGACGCCTTCCCGAAGCGCGTCGACGATCTTGAGAACCTGCTGACCGAGAACCGCATCTTCAAGCAGCGCACGGTCGACATCGGCATCATCTCGCCCGAGGATGCCTACGACTGGGGCCTGTCCGGCCCGATGCTGCGCGGTTCGGGCATCCCGTGGGACCTGCGCAAGTCGCAGCCGTACGATGCCTATGCCGAGATGGATTTCGACATCCCGGTCGGCAAGAACGGCGACTGCTGGTCGCGCTATCTCGTCCGCATGGAGGAGATGCGCCAGTCGGTCAAGATCATGCGCCAGGCGATCGAGAAGATGCCGTCGGGCCCGCACATGGTGAACGACCGCAAGGTGGCGCCGCCGCCGCGCGCCGAGATGAAGAAGTCGATGGAGGCCCTCATCCATCACTTCAAGCTCTATACCGAGGGCTATCATGTGCCGGCCGGCGAGACCTACACGGCCGTCGAAGCGCCCAAGGGCGAGTTCGGCGTCTATGTCGTGTCCGACGGCAGCAACAAGCCGTATCGCTGCAAGATCCGCGCGCCCGGGTTCGCCTTCCTCCAGGCGGCCGACTTCATGGGCAAGGGCCACATGCTGGCCGACGTGGTCGCGATCATCGGTTCCATGGACATCGTGTTTGGCGAGATCGATCGATGA
- the nuoF gene encoding NADH-quinone oxidoreductase subunit NuoF → MLRDEDRIFTNLYGIHDWRLAGARQRGDWSGTKDLILKGRDWLVEEIKNSNLRGRGGAGFPTGMKWSFMPKASPDGRPSYLVVNADESEPGTCKDRDILRHDPHKLVEGCLLASVAMGASACYIYIRGEFYNEASNLQVAIDEAYAAGLLGKNACGSGYDFELYLHRGAGAYICGEETALLESLEGRKGQPRLKPPFPAQCGLYGCPTTVNNVETIAVVPTILRRGGSWFAGFGRPKNNGTKLFCISGHVNKPCTVEEEMGIPLKELLEKHCGGVRGGWDNLLGVIPGGSSVPVLPKSICDTVLMDFDALREVKSGLGTAAVIVMDKSTDIIAAIARLAHFYKHESCGQCTPCREGTGWMWRVMERLVKGNASVEEIDMLLDVSYEIEGHTICALGDAAAWPIQGLIRHFRPVLEERIKNYRATAIGRSQAA, encoded by the coding sequence ATGCTGCGTGACGAAGACCGGATCTTCACGAACCTCTACGGCATCCACGACTGGCGCCTTGCCGGCGCCCGCCAGCGCGGCGACTGGAGCGGCACCAAGGATTTGATCCTCAAGGGCCGCGACTGGCTGGTCGAGGAGATCAAGAATTCGAACCTGCGCGGCCGCGGCGGCGCCGGCTTCCCGACCGGGATGAAATGGTCGTTCATGCCGAAGGCATCGCCCGACGGCCGGCCGAGCTATCTCGTGGTCAACGCCGACGAGTCCGAGCCCGGCACCTGCAAGGACCGCGACATCCTCCGCCACGACCCGCACAAGCTGGTCGAGGGCTGCCTGCTCGCCTCGGTCGCGATGGGGGCGAGCGCCTGCTACATCTATATCCGCGGCGAGTTCTACAACGAGGCGTCCAACCTGCAGGTCGCGATCGACGAGGCCTATGCAGCGGGCCTCCTCGGCAAGAACGCCTGCGGCTCGGGCTATGATTTCGAGCTCTATCTGCACCGCGGCGCCGGCGCCTATATCTGCGGTGAGGAAACGGCGCTCCTGGAAAGCCTCGAGGGCCGCAAGGGCCAGCCGCGCTTGAAGCCGCCGTTCCCGGCGCAGTGCGGCCTCTACGGCTGCCCGACCACGGTCAACAATGTCGAGACCATCGCGGTCGTGCCGACGATCTTGCGCCGCGGCGGCAGCTGGTTCGCCGGCTTCGGCCGGCCCAAGAACAACGGCACCAAGCTGTTCTGCATCTCCGGCCATGTGAACAAGCCCTGCACGGTCGAAGAAGAGATGGGCATTCCCCTGAAGGAACTGCTCGAGAAGCATTGCGGCGGCGTGCGCGGCGGCTGGGACAACCTGCTGGGCGTCATTCCCGGCGGCTCGTCGGTGCCAGTGCTGCCGAAGTCGATCTGCGACACGGTGCTGATGGATTTCGACGCGCTGCGCGAGGTCAAGTCCGGCCTCGGCACGGCGGCGGTCATCGTCATGGACAAGTCGACCGACATCATCGCGGCGATCGCACGGCTGGCGCACTTCTACAAGCACGAGAGCTGTGGCCAGTGCACGCCGTGCCGCGAGGGCACCGGCTGGATGTGGCGCGTCATGGAGCGGCTCGTGAAGGGCAATGCCTCGGTCGAGGAGATCGACATGCTCTTGGACGTTTCCTATGAGATCGAAGGCCATACGATCTGCGCCTTGGGCGACGCCGCAGCCTGGCCGATCCAGGGCCTGATCCGGCATTTCCGCCCGGTCCTGGAAGAGCGCATCAAGAACTACCGCGCGACGGCCATCGGCCGCTCGCAGGCGGCGTGA
- the nuoG gene encoding NADH-quinone oxidoreductase subunit NuoG gives MPKLTINGIEVEVPAGTTVLQAAQAAGVEVPHFCYHERLAIAGNCRMCLVEMEKSPKPVASCAMPAADGQVVYTNSEKAQRARKGVMEFLLINHPLDCPICDQGGECDLQDEAMAFGFDRGRFLENKRAVKDKDFGPLIKTHMTRCIHCTRCVRFATDVAGVPELGATGRGENMEIGTYVEHALTSELSGNMIDLCPVGALTSKPYAFVSRPWELRKTESVDVFDAVGANIRIDARGPEVLRVLPRLNDDVNEEWLGDKGRFAIDGLMKRRLDKPYVRENGKLVPATWGDAFGAIAARLKGVAGTKIAGIAGDLVDAEAMLALKDLLTALGSPNLDCRQDGAKLPTARAGYLFNTTIAGIEQADVVLFVGSNPRAEAPIINARFRKRYLAGGFKAAMIGPAVDLTYPVIQLGAGPEVLSDLADGNHSWIDTLKGAKNPMIVVGQGALAREDGTHVLDLARKLADAVGAVREGWNGFNVLHTAAARVGGLELGFVPGEGGRDLAGILEGAQHGDIEVVYLLGADEIDMGRLGKAFVIYQGHHGDAGAARADVVLPGSAYTEKNGTYVNTEGRVQLGRLATFPPGDAREDWKILRALSEPLGHKLPYDNLAQLRQRLVAVNPRFAQVDEIVPAEWTSFGVPGPTGSGPFVYPIENYYMTDPVSRSSPTMAACTESLRATVSQKTGTNG, from the coding sequence ATGCCGAAGCTGACGATCAACGGTATCGAGGTCGAGGTCCCCGCCGGGACGACCGTGCTGCAGGCGGCCCAGGCCGCCGGCGTCGAGGTGCCGCATTTCTGCTACCACGAGCGCCTGGCGATTGCCGGCAATTGCCGCATGTGCCTGGTCGAGATGGAGAAGTCGCCGAAGCCGGTCGCGTCCTGCGCCATGCCGGCGGCGGACGGGCAGGTGGTCTACACCAATTCCGAGAAGGCCCAGCGCGCCCGCAAGGGCGTCATGGAGTTCCTGCTGATCAACCATCCGCTCGATTGCCCGATCTGCGACCAGGGCGGCGAGTGCGACCTGCAGGACGAGGCCATGGCGTTCGGCTTCGACCGCGGCCGGTTCCTGGAAAACAAGCGGGCGGTCAAGGACAAGGACTTCGGCCCGCTGATCAAGACGCACATGACGCGCTGCATCCATTGCACGCGCTGCGTCCGCTTCGCGACCGACGTCGCGGGCGTGCCCGAGCTGGGAGCGACCGGCCGCGGCGAGAACATGGAGATCGGCACCTACGTCGAGCACGCGCTGACCTCCGAACTCTCGGGCAACATGATCGACCTGTGTCCGGTCGGCGCGCTCACCTCCAAGCCCTATGCCTTCGTCTCCCGGCCGTGGGAGCTGCGCAAGACGGAGTCGGTCGACGTGTTCGACGCGGTCGGCGCCAACATCCGCATCGACGCGCGCGGACCTGAGGTGCTGCGCGTGCTGCCGCGCCTGAATGATGACGTCAACGAGGAATGGCTCGGCGACAAGGGCCGCTTCGCCATCGACGGGCTGATGAAGCGCCGGCTCGACAAGCCCTATGTGCGAGAGAACGGCAAGCTCGTTCCGGCGACCTGGGGCGACGCGTTCGGCGCCATCGCGGCGCGGCTCAAGGGCGTCGCCGGCACGAAGATCGCCGGCATCGCCGGTGACCTGGTCGATGCCGAGGCGATGCTGGCGCTCAAGGACCTGCTGACGGCGCTGGGCTCGCCCAACCTCGACTGCCGCCAGGACGGCGCCAAGCTGCCGACCGCGCGTGCCGGCTATCTCTTCAACACGACCATCGCCGGCATCGAGCAGGCGGACGTCGTGCTGTTCGTGGGATCCAACCCGCGCGCCGAGGCCCCGATCATCAACGCGCGCTTCCGCAAGCGCTATCTCGCCGGCGGCTTCAAGGCGGCGATGATCGGCCCGGCGGTCGACCTGACCTATCCGGTGATCCAGCTTGGGGCTGGCCCCGAAGTTCTGTCGGACCTGGCCGACGGCAACCACAGCTGGATCGACACGCTCAAGGGTGCCAAGAACCCGATGATCGTGGTCGGGCAGGGGGCGCTCGCCCGCGAGGACGGTACCCACGTGCTCGATCTCGCCCGCAAGCTCGCCGACGCGGTCGGTGCGGTGCGCGAGGGCTGGAACGGCTTCAACGTGCTCCATACGGCGGCGGCGCGCGTCGGCGGCCTCGAGCTCGGCTTCGTGCCGGGCGAGGGCGGGCGTGACCTGGCCGGCATCCTCGAGGGTGCGCAGCACGGCGATATCGAGGTCGTCTACCTCCTGGGCGCCGACGAGATCGACATGGGCCGGCTCGGCAAGGCCTTCGTGATCTACCAGGGCCATCACGGCGATGCGGGTGCCGCCCGCGCCGATGTGGTGCTGCCGGGGTCGGCCTATACCGAGAAGAACGGCACCTACGTCAATACCGAAGGCCGCGTCCAGCTCGGCCGGCTCGCGACGTTCCCGCCGGGCGATGCGCGCGAGGACTGGAAGATCCTGCGCGCGCTGTCGGAGCCGCTCGGCCACAAGCTGCCCTACGACAACCTGGCCCAGCTGCGCCAGCGCCTCGTCGCGGTCAACCCGCGCTTCGCCCAGGTCGACGAGATCGTGCCGGCCGAATGGACCTCGTTCGGCGTCCCGGGTCCGACCGGCTCCGGACCGTTCGTCTATCCGATCGAGAACTACTACATGACCGATCCGGTCAGCCGATCGTCGCCGACCATGGCGGCCTGCACCGAATCGCTTCGCGCAACCGTCAGCCAGAAGACCGGCACAAATGGCTAA
- a CDS encoding NADH-quinone oxidoreductase subunit C, protein MTQALTEFGSTVATALDQNCLKVEVIRDELILWVPRTAIVPALTFLRDDPRCLFKVLVDLCGVDYPERPERFEVVYNLLSLKHNRRIRVKVSADEATPVPSVVGVYSTAGWFEREAWDMYGIFFADNPDLRRILTDYGFEGHPLRKDFPLTGFVEVRYDEDQKRVVYEPVKLKQEFRSFDFLSPWEGMNHLLPGDEKFRPAPEADAGSKS, encoded by the coding sequence ATGACCCAAGCGCTCACGGAGTTCGGCTCCACCGTGGCCACGGCTCTCGACCAGAATTGCCTCAAGGTCGAGGTCATCCGGGACGAGCTCATCCTGTGGGTGCCGCGCACGGCGATCGTGCCGGCGCTCACTTTCCTGCGCGACGACCCGCGCTGCCTGTTCAAGGTGCTGGTCGACCTGTGCGGTGTCGATTATCCGGAGCGGCCGGAGCGGTTCGAGGTCGTCTACAACCTCTTGAGCCTGAAGCATAACCGCCGCATCCGCGTGAAGGTCTCGGCCGACGAGGCGACGCCGGTGCCGAGCGTGGTCGGCGTCTACAGCACCGCCGGCTGGTTCGAGCGGGAGGCCTGGGACATGTACGGCATCTTCTTCGCCGACAATCCGGACCTGCGCCGCATCCTGACTGACTACGGTTTCGAAGGGCACCCGCTCCGCAAGGACTTCCCGCTCACGGGCTTCGTCGAGGTGCGCTACGACGAAGATCAGAAGCGTGTCGTCTACGAGCCCGTCAAACTGAAACAGGAATTCCGCAGTTTCGACTTCCTGTCGCCGTGGGAGGGCATGAACCACCTGCTGCCGGGCGATGAGAAGTTCCGGCCGGCACCCGAGGCCGACGCGGGGAGCAAGAGCTGA